A genomic segment from Gossypium hirsutum isolate 1008001.06 chromosome D04, Gossypium_hirsutum_v2.1, whole genome shotgun sequence encodes:
- the LOC107918478 gene encoding serine/threonine protein phosphatase 2A 55 kDa regulatory subunit B alpha isoform produces MDYPINRHPEFRYKTEFQSHEPEFDYLKSLEIEEKINKIRWCQSSNGALFLLSTNDRTIKLWKVQEKKVKKVCNMNVYSTKAMGNGPIVGSSISTSSKQYIANGGCTSNDFSFPTGGFPSLHLPVVVVVNPECLFVKILWNQLLFFVIFPWFRQCLICQYFYYMVY; encoded by the exons ATGGATTATCCAATCAATAGGCATCCTGAGTTTCGCTATAAAACAGAGTTTCAAAGCCACGAACCTGAG TTTGACTATCTGAAGAGCTTGGAAATTGAGgagaaaattaacaaaattaggtGGTGCCAGTCATCTAATggtgctctttttcttttgtcgaCAAATGACAGAACAATAAAGTTATGGAAG GTACAAGAGAAGAAAGTCAAAAAAGTATGTAACATGAACGTGTACTCAACCAAAGCCATGGGAAATGGTCCTATTGTTGGTTCAAGTATATCAACAAGCTCCAAACAATACATTGCAAATGGAGGATGCACAAGCAATGACTTCTCATTCCCAACTGGGGGTTTCCCATCTTTGCATTTGCCTGTGGTAGTTGTTGTGAATCCAGAATGCTTATTTGTTAAGATACTTTGGAATCAGTtacttttttttgtcatttttccaTGGTTTAGGCAGTGTTTGATATGccaatacttttattatatggttTACTGA